CCCTGGGTGTTGGTGATTCTCACTGACGAGTAGTCCAAGAAATAAACTCCGAGCACTATCACCGCAATACTGGAGTGTCCCCTGCCCTCGTACCAGGAGGTAGAGTAGGACTCCACTTCTCCCCACATCACAAAGGTGTAGTAGTTGGGCCAAAGGCCAACAGTCTTGGTATCGTAGAAGAACGCTCCCGTGTCCGACAGAACCACGTCGTACGTGCCGCCCCAGAAATCCGCTGCTACCTGTCCTGCGGTCATGCTGCTAAATACCAAAAACAGCAACAAGGCTGCCTTCTTACTTCGGCTTACCATAGGCAACACCCCCGGTAGGCATTAATTATTATCGTAAAAGGTTATAAAATTTCCGTCATAAATCGCCATGGATCTTGACTTTAGTCAATAGAAGCGAGAACTTATAAGCAGAGAAGTTCCTCAGATAATGGGTGGTTGAATGTATCTGACAAAGGAGGAGGAGCTCATCCTCGCCGGGGAATATGGATATGCTCTTCAAAAGGCTATGGAGATACTCGTCGCTCTCGGTGAGATATACGGCGCAGACAGGCTGATCCCAATCAAGAGTGCCCAGATAGCGGGTGTCTCGTACAAGAACATCGGTGAGGCAGGTGTTGAATTCCTTCGTGATTTTGTGGACGCAGGTGCAAAGGTCAGCGTCTACACGACCCTGAATCCGGCAGGGATAGGAGACGATGAGTTCATGGAGAAGCAGCTTGAAGTCCTTGAACTTTACCGCAGGATGGGGATCGAGATAACCTCAACCTGCACACCTTACTATGGGGCGAATCTTCCAAAGTTCGGCGACCATCTGGCGTGGAGTGAGAGCTCAGCAGTCAGCTTTGCGAACTCCATCCTGGGGGCGAGGACGAACAGAGAAGGCGGACCCTCAAGCCTGGCCGCGGCGATAGTCGGCAAGACTCCCAACTATGGCCTTCACAGGGATGAGAATAGAAAGGCCACAATCAGGATCAGCGTTGAGGCAAAAGTTGAGACCTTCGTCGATTACTCCGCCCTCGGCTATCATCTTGGAAAAGTTCTGGGAAACGATGTTCCGTACTTTGTCGGTCTGAGACCAGAAAACACGGATTTTCTCAAGGAGATGGGAGCTGCCATGGCCGCCAGTGGGAGCATAGCGCTCTACCATGTTGAAAACGAAACTCCCGAATACCGCAATGCCATCACGGACAAAATTGAGACAATAGCGGTTGAGGATTCTGACATCCAGGCAGTCAAAGAGCAGTTTTCAGACGAATGGAGCGAAATCGACATGATACTCGTAGGCTGTCCCCACGCATCTTTGGCAGAGATTAAAGAAATCGCCGAGCTCCTCAAGATGCGCGGGAAACCTCTAAAAATCCCCCTGTTTGTAACGGCCAGCAGGGCTGTTAAAGCTCTGGCCGACTCCCTTGGCTATACTGACATCATAGAGAGGTACAACGGCAGAATAATTCCGGATGCGTGCTTCGTGGTGTCTCCCATCCAGGAATGGTACAGGGGAATAGCGACGAACAGCGGCAAGAGCGCGTTCTACTTCCGGTCCTTTGGGTTCAGCGTACGGCTGGATAACGTGGAGAACCTTATCAACGACGCTCCGTGAGGTGGGATGATGAGGTTTAAGGGCAGAAAAATAGTCGGTGGAAAAGCGGAGGGAGAGCTGATAGTCTCTCAGAAACCCCTCTCGTTTCTCGGTGGAGTTGACCCTGAAACGGGAATTGTGACGGACGCTGAAAGCGACATACGGGGACAGAGCATAGCGGGCAAAATTCTGGCGTTTCCCAGGGGGAAGGGCTCAACCGTCGGATCGTACATAATATATGCCCTCAGAAAAAATGGTAAGGCACCTAAGGCAATAATCGTTGGAGAGGCTGAGACAATAGTCGCCACGGGTGCAATAATAGCGGGGATACCCATGGTGGATGGAATAGACGTCTCAAAGCTCACCACAGGAAAACGCGCCCGCGTGGACGCCGACAGAGGACTGGTCGAAATTGAGGAATAGACTTTTTAAGCCATCCAAACTATCCACTTTTAGGGGAGCCAAATGACAAGGGGAATCTACGAGTGCATCAACTGCAAACACAGGGAGATACTGGACTCTACCGAGCCTCTGCTCGAAAAGAGCTGTCCCGTTTGCGGAGAGGACATGGTTCTAGTCGAGTTCCAGACCGATTCCAATGAGCTTGCCCTCCAGATAGCCCCTCAACCAAAACCCATGATGCCCCCCGAGGCCCTTGAGAAAAAACTTAGGGAGTTCTACCTCCTTGACCTGGAGAGGATAGAGGGCAATGTCTCTGTTTTTAAGGTTCGTGAGATCCTTGAGACTGATTTTGAAAAGGTTCTGCGGGAACTGGAGGAGATTGGATACTGGGCCGCCCTTAAAAAGCGCGAGGGCAATGTCATGCTCTTCGTATTCCCGGCCGGGGAAGTCAAGGAGGACAACAAATGGCTTCCATGGGTGTTCCTGATAGCGACTATCTTCACAACCATCTTTGCGGGCTACTACCTGTCCTCGATGTATATTCAGGTCCTTGACTATTACGGCCTCCCGGGGATAAGAAACCCGTACGTCAACGCCATCGCGTTCTCGATAAGCGTTATGGCAATACTCGGCACCCACGAGCTCGGACACAAGATAGCGGCGGCTTATCACGGCGTTAGAGCGACGATGCCTTACTTCATACCATTTCCGAGCATGCTCGGAACGCTCGGAGCGGTGATACGGGTTAAGTCTCCTCTGCCCACAAGAAACGCCGCCATAGACCTCGGAGTCAGCGGCCCAATAGCCGGTTTTCTAGTTGCGATTCCAGTCAGCATAATCGGTCTCAGACTTTCCGTCCCAGTGCCCCAGCACCTAATCCCTCCCTCCCAGGGAGGGGTAGCCTTCGGTGAGAACCTTCTGTTCCTGTTCATTGAAAAGTACATCGTCACCTTTCCCGAGAACAGCGTTGTGTTCCTTCACCCCGTGGCAATCGCTGGATGGGTCGGAATCCTGGTGACGTTTCTGAATCTCATCCCGGCGGCTCAGCTGGATGGTGGACACATCGCCCGCTCATTCCTCGGCGAGAAGACCCATCGACACCTCACGATGGTTGTAGGCCTGGTTCTCATTGGCATGAGCTTTCTCTGGGTGGGCTGGCTTATATGGGGCATCCTGGTTCTCCTAATGGGATCGGTTGGCAATCCAGGCGCGCTGGATGAGGTCTCCCCAATTTCAAAGAAGCGACTCGCGCTTGCGATTCTGGCGTTCATAATCTTCATAATCTCGGCGACACCGAGACCCCTGTGGGTCACCGGATAGTCCCTTTCCTGTCCCGGAGGATCTGTTCAATGTCGTAGTATATGGAGTCTCTGGATACCCCGAACATTCTAGCTATCTCAGAAATGTTGAGAACCCGGGGATTGTAATTGAAGTTTTCGAGGACTTTGGCCAGAAGCTCTCTGCGCTCTTTGATTGTATATTCGGTGAACGATTTTATCTCGAGGGGAGCATTGTACACGACAACCCCAACGGCGTACGTTCGTCTCGTCACGGGGGTTGTGTAGGTTCCAATCTCAAAGTCCACGATTTTAGCGCTCCTGGGCAGCTTAGCGTTCAGTTTTTCCAGCGTTTTTTGAATTGCATCCTCCTTATGTTTTCCCGGCGAGTAATCGGCGAGGACACCCTTACGGGTGTTACCATTGGGGTCAAGTAGAAGGGTTACTGTGAGGTTCATAAAAGCACCGAATGTCAGGTGTATTTTTGAGGAATATATAATGCCATGTTTAGAGGATAAAAGATCCTGCGACTTAGACACTATGTTTTTTACACAATCCTCAATATTAACTGATTCGGATTGGATAGCCACCAATTCCACATGATCACCCCTGCACTTTCTACAGTATTGGGGAGATTTGACTTAAATTTGAGGAGAAAGCTATATAAGCTTTTTTAGTGCATTAGTGTATGAAGTAATCCTTTGGGGGTGAATAACATGAAGAGGAAGGCCCAAGGTGCCATCGAGTATCTGTTTATGATTGCGGCTGCCCTGATAATAATCCTGATTGTTGTCAGGCAGCTTCAGGGTAGGACGAGCAGTGCCACCAACACCATAAACAGCACTGCCAATGAGCTTAACCAGAGTCTCCAGAACCTCAACCAGAGCGGTTGATTTCGGAATATCTTTCTTTATTTAATCTTAAGTCTTCCTTTTGGTTATGTTGACCCAATTATATTAGGTGGTCAGTGGTGAATAGGAGTGCCCAAGCGTCTCTGGAGTACATCATGATGTTCGCCCTCGGCATGCTGATCGCTGCCATAATAATATATCGGCTCATAGGGATCAAGGGACTCGCTAAGTGGGCAGGATCTCAGATGAACAGTACCGGTGAGGATATCTCGGAGGGCCTCCAGAATTTAAGCAATATATCAAACCAATAAAGAAGTAAACCTTTTTAGCAGGAGGCCTTCAGTTTTATTCCAAGGTGGTGTTACCATGGGATTCCTCTCCTTTGGTTCAAAAAAAGATAAAATAAAAAAGCTCATAGAAGGAGAGCGCTTCGATGAAATTGTATCAATGGCAGTAAAGGACAAAAAGGCCTTGAATGCACTCATAGAACTTCTGGATGACCCCGCCCCGGGTATCCGAGGAGATGCACTGCTCCTTTTGGGGATGGTTATC
The genomic region above belongs to Thermococcus sp. and contains:
- a CDS encoding DUF126 domain-containing protein; this encodes MRFKGRKIVGGKAEGELIVSQKPLSFLGGVDPETGIVTDAESDIRGQSIAGKILAFPRGKGSTVGSYIIYALRKNGKAPKAIIVGEAETIVATGAIIAGIPMVDGIDVSKLTTGKRARVDADRGLVEIEE
- a CDS encoding site-2 protease family protein, producing MTRGIYECINCKHREILDSTEPLLEKSCPVCGEDMVLVEFQTDSNELALQIAPQPKPMMPPEALEKKLREFYLLDLERIEGNVSVFKVREILETDFEKVLRELEEIGYWAALKKREGNVMLFVFPAGEVKEDNKWLPWVFLIATIFTTIFAGYYLSSMYIQVLDYYGLPGIRNPYVNAIAFSISVMAILGTHELGHKIAAAYHGVRATMPYFIPFPSMLGTLGAVIRVKSPLPTRNAAIDLGVSGPIAGFLVAIPVSIIGLRLSVPVPQHLIPPSQGGVAFGENLLFLFIEKYIVTFPENSVVFLHPVAIAGWVGILVTFLNLIPAAQLDGGHIARSFLGEKTHRHLTMVVGLVLIGMSFLWVGWLIWGILVLLMGSVGNPGALDEVSPISKKRLALAILAFIIFIISATPRPLWVTG
- a CDS encoding aconitase X catalytic domain-containing protein, whose protein sequence is MYLTKEEELILAGEYGYALQKAMEILVALGEIYGADRLIPIKSAQIAGVSYKNIGEAGVEFLRDFVDAGAKVSVYTTLNPAGIGDDEFMEKQLEVLELYRRMGIEITSTCTPYYGANLPKFGDHLAWSESSAVSFANSILGARTNREGGPSSLAAAIVGKTPNYGLHRDENRKATIRISVEAKVETFVDYSALGYHLGKVLGNDVPYFVGLRPENTDFLKEMGAAMAASGSIALYHVENETPEYRNAITDKIETIAVEDSDIQAVKEQFSDEWSEIDMILVGCPHASLAEIKEIAELLKMRGKPLKIPLFVTASRAVKALADSLGYTDIIERYNGRIIPDACFVVSPIQEWYRGIATNSGKSAFYFRSFGFSVRLDNVENLINDAP
- a CDS encoding class III signal peptide-containing protein; translation: MKRKAQGAIEYLFMIAAALIIILIVVRQLQGRTSSATNTINSTANELNQSLQNLNQSG